Part of the Zea mays cultivar B73 chromosome 4, Zm-B73-REFERENCE-NAM-5.0, whole genome shotgun sequence genome is shown below.
GTTCTATTCTAATTCCACCTGTTCCACATTACCAGCTTATGCATTATGTCTCTCCTTTCTGAGTTGACCTCATGTTTTTATCTTTCTTCCTCCCTTAATTTATGCCAGATTGCAGAAAAAAATGTTTGCAACAAAGAATTTTACGGTCCACCTGGAAGCAAAATGCCATTCTAATGTTTTTCCTCTGCCAATCCTTGGTCGGTTATCCTTTGTTAATTAATAATTGTGGTATTCACTTACTTGCCAGGTGTGTTATTGTGACAGTTATTCCCTTCAATTTCTGTTACGACTTCAAATCACTATCGCTCACCGAGAGTGCAAGTGAGGATCCTTCATCTCGACCTACATCTCCAGAAGAGAACCCTGAAACATCGTCCTCACCATCGATTTTGTTCCTGCACCTTAATGCTCAAGATGTATCTCACAGAAGATGGCAGGATAATTCATCAAGGCTACTGGAAGATAAGCCCACAACATCCAATAGCATGTCTGATTCAGATTTCTTAGTCAACAGCTTTACCAAGCCGAGTGATAATGCAAGGCCATCAAGAAGGAAGagcaaaaagaaaagcaagaaacaCAGGCAACGCTGTAGGAAGCCGACTGATGGATCTGAAGCTAAATTCAGAGAGGGCAATGGTGCTGCCTCTGCAGCTGATGTTGGTGATTGTGAAGATTCGACACTTTCGCCTAAGCATGTTGGTGACATACGCTTTGAGGAAACTTCTCCCAGTTCTTCTGTCaaggaagcttctgaagaggctcCTGAGAGTGATGATGATGAGTACCATTGCTGCTCAGGTGGTTCAGTTTCGAGTGCGTCCTACTGTGATGAGATGGAACTGTCCAAATCAACAACTTCGTGCCCTGCATTGTGTGGACAATGTCCTAGCAGTAACTTACAGTATTTGGACAACACTCAAAATTCTGCACCAACAGGTCCATCTCAAGAAACTTGCTATGCTGGCAGTAAAGCGAACTGTAACCATGATACCAAGTCCCTGTTTATATTCAGAAATGAACGTGGATCTGATCCTTGTGAGGCAACAGAGTTTTGCAGCTCTAGCAGTGGATTTGATGAGAACTGGATAGAGAAGTTTGACTATGATAGTGGCATTTGTTCGCCAAAAAGTGTTGGTACATATGGTGGAGACCAGGCTGCCCACTTGTGCAGTGACACAACTGGTGACAATGATTTCTGTCTTGTAATATCTAGAAAGAGGgccagaaaggagaagaaaatgtCATTGTGGAAGAGTTATGGAGCGCATGCATCCACACCTGCACTTGATCGAAATAAAAAATATGTTGGCCATTCTTCAATGCAGATGACCAACGAATTCAACAGTAACGACTGGTCCCATAGAcaaaatcatgttagcaggatacACCCTCAGCATGGAAATGCACTGAAAAGCTCCACCAAAAATTTCATGCAGAGGCCAAGCATTGGTTGCAGGGAGACTCAATATGGGTTTCCAGCTAAAGAATCCAAGTTAGGAGCAAGTCTCAATCATTCTACAGGTCCAAGAGAAAAAACTTGTGGAAAATTAACTGGCGGTTTTGATAAGACAGCACAACAGCTTTATTTGGACAGAGACCTATCCAATGCTCTTAACAGCAGTGAATCAATACGTTGTGAGACGAGATCAATTTCCTCTTCTGAACCGACAACTCCAAAGTCTTTAAAAGGCAATTATACTTCAGAGTCTGGTGAATCAACAGATATTACAATAGGAGCTCTTCCCATGCAGAAAAGAAGATTGCAGGATTTAGTTCGAACTGATGATGCCAGTGAAACTATTTCTGGGCGATCATCACCTTGTATGACTCTCATCTTTAGATCTTGCATCACTTCTTTATTTTCCCTTAATAATGAAACTGTGTGATGAAGGGCAGGCCTAATGCAGCGGTGAGAGCTGTTTCATTGAGTCACCAGCCTCTTCGCATTTGCGAGGGAAAGTTTGCCTCGGTTTATCCTTTCCTTAGATGCCACTC
Proteins encoded:
- the LOC103654441 gene encoding uncharacterized protein isoform X2, with the translated sequence MFFLCQSLVGYPLLINNCGIHLLARCVIVTVIPFNFCYDFKSLSLTESASEDPSSRPTSPEENPETSSSPSILFLHLNAQDVSHRRWQDNSSRLLEDKPTTSNSMSDSDFLVNSFTKPSDNARPSRRKSKKKSKKHRQRCRKPTDGSEAKFREGNGAASAADVGDCEDSTLSPKHVGDIRFEETSPSSSVKEASEEAPESDDDEYHCCSGGSVSSASYCDEMELSKSTTSCPALCGQCPSSNLQYLDNTQNSAPTGPSQETCYAGSKANCNHDTKSLFIFRNERGSDPCEATEFCSSSSGFDENWIEKFDYDSGICSPKSVGTYGGDQAAHLCSDTTGDNDFCLVISRKRARKEKKMSLWKSYGAHASTPALDRNKKYVGHSSMQMTNEFNSNDWSHRQNHVSRIHPQHGNALKSSTKNFMQRPSIGCRETQYGFPAKESKLGASLNHSTGPREKTCGKLTGGFDKTAQQLYLDRDLSNALNSSESIRCETRSISSSEPTTPKSLKGNYTSESGESTDITIGALPMQKRRLQDLVRTDDASETISGRSSPCSESSTTELIAGHSTDSSIEGNHGCQGLCNSRTHLAQMLRVVNDACKVQVGADVLLAAGYPISDLEKFICSATPVIGRAPCMISNTCSLDQVVSDSVCQHDISNVSLRRIWEWYEEPGCYGLEVKALSNLSSKTSSSSSSEFFAYFVPYLSAIQLFGLSRNNMHHSFGVQGRELLISSNTASSMSSHPVHAKAHTLLEESNACLPESSLVVEDPGELIFEYFETEQPSLRPPLFEKIKELVSSANVSDHRVFGDTEKLQNAKLCELHPASWFCVAWYPVYRVPRGNFRAAFLTYHSLGKLVHKKCSMDTNDGHTQVVSPVVGLQSYNDKGEQWFQLRCPDLKQLPIEDSLKTSPAEVHKERLRTLKMGALAMARAVVPKGSGESVNHHPDYEFFLSRCA
- the LOC103654441 gene encoding uncharacterized protein isoform X1 — translated: MPPELGMSSRTVAGAVVNRRPRRLFGRSSERKNPLNLQFERQVARLEARQQQQRCVIVTVIPFNFCYDFKSLSLTESASEDPSSRPTSPEENPETSSSPSILFLHLNAQDVSHRRWQDNSSRLLEDKPTTSNSMSDSDFLVNSFTKPSDNARPSRRKSKKKSKKHRQRCRKPTDGSEAKFREGNGAASAADVGDCEDSTLSPKHVGDIRFEETSPSSSVKEASEEAPESDDDEYHCCSGGSVSSASYCDEMELSKSTTSCPALCGQCPSSNLQYLDNTQNSAPTGPSQETCYAGSKANCNHDTKSLFIFRNERGSDPCEATEFCSSSSGFDENWIEKFDYDSGICSPKSVGTYGGDQAAHLCSDTTGDNDFCLVISRKRARKEKKMSLWKSYGAHASTPALDRNKKYVGHSSMQMTNEFNSNDWSHRQNHVSRIHPQHGNALKSSTKNFMQRPSIGCRETQYGFPAKESKLGASLNHSTGPREKTCGKLTGGFDKTAQQLYLDRDLSNALNSSESIRCETRSISSSEPTTPKSLKGNYTSESGESTDITIGALPMQKRRLQDLVRTDDASETISGRSSPCSESSTTELIAGHSTDSSIEGNHGCQGLCNSRTHLAQMLRVVNDACKVQVGADVLLAAGYPISDLEKFICSATPVIGRAPCMISNTCSLDQVVSDSVCQHDISNVSLRRIWEWYEEPGCYGLEVKALSNLSSKTSSSSSSEFFAYFVPYLSAIQLFGLSRNNMHHSFGVQGRELLISSNTASSMSSHPVHAKAHTLLEESNACLPESSLVVEDPGELIFEYFETEQPSLRPPLFEKIKELVSSANVSDHRVFGDTEKLQNAKLCELHPASWFCVAWYPVYRVPRGNFRAAFLTYHSLGKLVHKKCSMDTNDGHTQVVSPVVGLQSYNDKGEQWFQLRCPDLKQLPIEDSLKTSPAEVHKERLRTLKMGALAMARAVVPKGSGESVNHHPDYEFFLSRCA